Below is a genomic region from Hippea sp. KM1.
GTAGAATCGAATTCAGCGCCCTTTTTAGATTGCAGGGTTCTATCTCAACAAGAACAGGAAAGTCTATAACCTGTCCAAAGGCGTGAACGCCGGCATCGGTCCTGCCGGCAAAATTAATCCTCGTTCTGGACTTAAAGATGCGCTCTAAGGCCTTCTCTATCTCACCCTGAATAGTCCTTGCGTTGGGTTGAATCTGAAAGCCGCTGTAATCTGTGCCATCATAGGCTAAACAGGCGCAGTACCTTATAGGCTACTACCTCCCACCATTATAGATGGAATCCTCAATGTGGGCTCACCGTCGCTTACAGGGACACCCTGATTAGACTTACCGCATGTGCCGACCTCAACGCCAAAGTCATTACCCACCATATCTATCTCATTCAACACCTTAGGCCCATTGCCTATGAGCGTGGCACCCCTTACCATATGCCCAACCTTGCCCTGCTCTATCAGATAACCCTCGGCAACCTCAAAGACAAAATCACCGGTCGTGGGGTTCACCTGACCACCACCCATCCTTTTGACCAAAAGCCCGTAATCCACAGAGGCTATTATATCCTCAGGGTCATCCTTACCTGGCAGGATATATGTGTTGGACATGCGCACGATAGGTGCAAAGCGGTATGATTCCCTCCTTGAGTTGCCCGTCGATTCTCTATCGGCCAGCTTAGCATACATCTTGTCGAACATGTAATTCTTCAACACGCCGTTTTCTATCAAAACCGTATTCTGGGCCCGCTCACCCTCATCGTCGTAATAGAAAGAGCCCCTCATCTTTGGCCTTGTGGCATCGTCCACCACGGTTATCTTATCATTTGCCACCTTCTGGCCCAATTTATCCTTATAAACGCTTAGGTTTTCATACACCAGGTCTGCCTCAAGGCCATGCCCCACAGCCTCATGGATCATGGTTCCGCCGGCTTGACTTGAAAGCACCACCGTCATCTTTTGTGCCTTAAGCGGAGGCGCCTTCAGGAGATTTAAGAGCTTCTCTGTCTCCTCTTCTGCTATCCTTTTAAAATCCCATCCGTCAAAATAATCAAAACCACCCAAAACACCAAAGGGTCTTCTTATACTCTGTGTTATCTGACCCTCCCTGGCGGTAATCTCAAAAAACAGAACCGTATAAATCCTCTCCTCTTTGAGCAACTCGCCCTTTTCGTTTATTATCTCTATCTCTTTCTTCCTGTCTGAGAATGTCAGGCTTACCTGCTTTATCTGATCCTTCTTGTAAGCAACACTGCAGAAATCATCGTAAATCTCCGTTATACGCTCAAATTCAGGCTTATATCCACCCCACATCTCAATACTCTTTATCCCTGATGCAGACACATCGAACCTGCCCTCTTTGGGGTTTGCAATATCCGTTATAAATCTTGCCATCCTATAGACGCTCTCCTCATCCGTATCGGTTGATGAGGAATACAAAACGCTCAAGCCCCTAACAAGCCTAACGCCTACACCCTCCTCAAAACCGACCTTTACATCCTCTATCTGGCCATTTTTGGCCTGCAACACCCTCACATAAGAGGCCTCTTTGTATATATCAAAGAAATCGCCCTTGCTATCCCTCAAAAGACCAACCGCAGACTCATACATAGTTCCACCCCAAACAAAAAAAGAGGGGCTTATGCCCCTCGCTTATCTTTTAAGCTTTTCCTCAAGCTTCTTTATATTCACAATGGTTGACATAACACTGTCTGGATTCAGACTCATCGAATCTATGCCAAGCTCAACCAAAAACTCGGCAAAATCGGGAAAATCACTCGGGCCCTGGCCGCATATACCCACGGGCTTGCCGTGCTTGTGGGCCTTCTCTATAAGCATCTGGATCATGCGCTTAACGGCTATGTGGCGCTCATCAAATAGGTGTGCTACAAGGCCTGAATCCCTATCGATTCCCAGGGTGAGCTGGGTTAAGTCGTTTGAACCGATGGAGAAACCATCAAAGATCTCGGCAAACTCATCGGCGCATATTACATTGCTTGGGATCTCGGCCATCACATATATCTCAAGCCCGTTCTCTCCCTGAACCAGGCCGTTTTTCCTCATCTCCTCTATAACCTTTTTGCCCTCTTCAGGCGTCCTGCAGAAGGGTATCATAAGGGCAACATTGGTCAGGCCAAATTCATCCCTGACCTTCTTCATTGCCCTACACTCAAGGGCAAAACCCTCCCTGTACTCATCAGAGTAATAGCGGGAAGCGCCCCTGAATCCGATCATCGGGTTTTCCTCTTCCGGTTCAAACTCCCTTCCGCCGATCAGGTTGGCATACTCGTTGGTCTTAAAATCGCTCATCCTAACCAATATCTGATTCGGATAGACGCTTGCCGCAAGCATGGCAACGCCTTCTGCAAGCTTATCCACAAAATACTGCGGCTTATCCTCATAACCCCTGGTAAGCTCGGCTATTACCTCCTTTGCCTTTTTATCCTCAAGCTCGTCAAAGTGGATCAAGGCAAGCGGATGCACCTGAATAAACGAGTTTATGATAAACTCCATCCTGGCAAGGCCTATGCCGTCATTTGGAATGCCGGCCGTCTGGAAGGCTATAGCCGGATTACCCAAATTCATCTTTATCTGTGTTTTCGGCTTTTCTATCTTGGATAGATCCAGCACCTCAACCTCGTAATCGAGCTTGCCTTCATAGACATAGCCCACTTCGCCTTCTGCGCAAGATACCGTAACCTCCTGGCCGCTTGAGAGTTTCTCTGTTGCATCGCCGCATCCAACAATGGCCGGAACGCCGAGCTCCCTTGAGATAATAGCGGCATGGCAGGTTCTGCCACCCCTGTTTGTTATGATAGCGGCAGCCTTCTTCATTATAGGCTCCCAATCGGGGTCGGTCATGTCGGTTACCAGTATCTCGCCCTCTTTGAACTTATCCATCTCCTCAGGCGTATCGATAACATTGACAACGCCCGTGGCTATCTTGCTGCCTACGGCTATACCCTCAACAATTACATTGCTCTTTTCTTTGAGCTTGTATGTCTCAAGAACGCTTAAGTTCTTCTGTGATTGGACGGTTTCAGGGCGTGCCTGAACAACAAACAACTGGCCGGTTTTGCCGTCCTTTGCCCACTCTATATCCATCGGTGTGTATCTGTTGTTTCTTTTGGAATAGTGATTCTCTATCTTAACGGCCCATCTGGCCAGCGTTAAGACATCGTCGTCTGTTATGGAGAATCTGTATCTCTCCTCCTCTGTCGTATCCACATCCTTTATGCCGCCGTTTTCGTCGTATACGGCCTTTGTGAGCTTAGAACCGAGCTGCTTCTTTATAATGGATTTATAGCCCTTCTCCAGCGTCGGCTTAAACACAATAAACTCATCCGGATTGACCTTGCCGGCAACGATATTCTCGCCCAAGCCGTAGCTTGCATTTATTACAACAACCTTATCGAAACCGCTCTCTGTGTCTATAGAGAACATGACACCGCTTGCTGCCAGATCGCTCCTTGCCATCTTTTGAACGCAGACAGACAGTCCGACCTTGAAGTGGTCGAAGTTCTTATCGTGCCTGTATGATGTCGCCCTCTCGGTAAAGATCGAGGCGTAGCAGCTCTTTACATAGTGAACAACATTATCAAGACCTTTAACATTCAGGTATGTATCCTGCTGGCCTGCAAATGACGCATCGGGTAAGTCCTCTGCCGTTGCAGAACTCCTCACGGCCACATCGCTCTCTTCTTCGTTGTAATATGCGCTGAGCTTCTCATAGGCCTCCTTTATCTCCTGATACAAATCATCGGGCATCTTTGCTTTGAAGATCAAATCCCTGGCCTTCTTTGTCCTCTCTCTTAAATCGTTTATGTCGTGGGTATCTAAATCCTTCAAAACCTCATAGATCTCATCCCTCAGATTGTTGGAATCGATCAGATACCAGTAAGATTGGGCCGTCAGAGCAAAACCGTAAGGAACATTAACACCCTCATCCTTAAGCTCACTGATCATCTCGCCCAACGATGCGTTTTTACCGCCAACTATGTGCACATCATCGGCGCTAATCTCATCCAGCCACTTCACATACTTCATCAACACACCCCCATTTTAAAACATATAGAAATAGAAATGAAGAATCCCCCCTCTGGTGAACTCGCAGGCATTTTAGCAAATGCCCCCTCCATTTTCAACGCCAAAAGGGAATAAATTTTAAAAAACCTGCAAATTAGCCAAAACATTCAACAATTACCTTCACAAAGACGAGGCTAAAGAATATAAACGCCAGATAGGATGAGGTCTCAAGCAGATGGATCGACCTTTCTATGTCGACGGTCTCTGGCTTCCTTGAGGAGTCCCCCATGCAGGGCTTGTTTATCAAAATACCGTTGTATCTTGTTTTTCCACCCAGTTTAAGGCCTAAAGCACCGGCAAAGGCGCTCATCGGGTGAGCCGAGTTTGGGCTTGGATGCGCCCTTCTGTATTTGCCAAAAACACGCATCGTCTCAAAGAAGTTAAAACCCAGAATCAGGCAAGACAGACCGATAAACACAATGCTCAATCGAGCCGGTATAAAATTCAACACATCGTCAAACCTTGCGGCAAACCTACCAAAAAGCTCATACCTTTCGTTCCTATAGCCAATCATCGAATCAAATGTGCTTACGGTCTTAAAGACAGCAACGCCCACAATGCCAAAGGCTGAATAGTAAACCATCGGCGATAATACACCGTCGACAAAGTTCTCAGAAACAGACTCAACCGTTGAGGTTATGATCTTCTCCTTTTCCATGTCATCCGTATCCCTGCTAACCATGAACGATAAAAACTTCCTTGCTCTATCCAGATCACCCTCTTCTAATGCTTCAAGCACCCTTTGTGCGTGTTGAGCCAAAGATCTTATGCTAATGGATGAGAAAACAAGATAGCTTGCAACAACACCGTAAATCAACCTTCCAAAGAAGCTGCCTGCGACAAAGACATACATGATTCCGAGGGCAAGAATAACAACAAGGCCTAAAACACTCAAAACAAACAAAGTCCCGCCCAAAAGCCCGTTCTCCATGCGGTAAAAATAATCCTCAAAAGAACTTATGAGCTTTCCTATCCAGACAACGGGATGCAAAGCGCTTGGTGGTTCTGCAAACACAAAGTCCAAGACAACGCCCACAAAGAAGGCTATACCGTTAAAAAATACAAACTCACAGATCAAGTCCATCCAGCATAATCCCCAAATCGAGCGAATCCCCTAAGATTCTTGAAAGTTCATCAAGCTGCTCGTCCTTCTTTTTAAAAATATCAATATCAAGTTTCATATCAACATCCAAAAACCCAAACAGCCACTCCAAAAAGACATTATTGTTGAATATGCCGTGTAGGTATGTCCCTATAACGAGATTTTCACTATCAAAAACAAGCAAATCCTCGCCTTTCAGCAATTGCTTTAGTTTTCCGTTCGATCTTGTCCTGCCGTGATGGATCTCATATCCAATCAGGCGCTTCCCTTCAAAATCTAAAATCCCTTCATACTCCCTATACACAACAACTTTGTCATTCAAAAGTTCCGTTTCGACATCCAAAAGGCCCAAAGCCCTCTTGCCATCTATGCTTTTACCAAGAATCTGATAGCCGCCGCATATACCAATAATAGGCTTTTTGCCCAAAATGCTTTTTAGATATACATCAAAGCCCGACTCAATCATAAACTCAAGGTCAAATAAGGGGTTTTTGCTGCCCGGCAGGATCACTAAATCGCAATCGTCCAATTCTAAAGGCCTTTTAACAAATCCAAAGCCCACATCCAAAAACCTAAATACATCAAACTCGTTGAAATTCGACATATGCGGCAGCCTAATCACACCAATCTTAACCTTGCCGTCTCTTTTGTCTGGCCCAAAAACAGAATCCTCCTCATCAAGCTTCAAGTCCAGATAAGGCACAACGCCCACAATGGGCTTAGAACAGTAATTTTTAAACATATCAAAAGCGGGCTCTAAGATCCCATAGCTCCCCCTGAACTTGTTTATGATAAACCCTTTGACCAAATCCCTGTGTTTTGGATGCAAAAGCTCAACCGTGCCTTTAAAGGCTGCAAATACACCACCCCTGTCTATATCGCCCACAATGAAAACTTCAGCTAAAGCATACTCAGCCATTGACATATTGACAAAATCGTGCTCATAGAGGTTAATTTCGGCCGGTGAGCCTGCACCCTCAAGCACAACAACATCGTATTCGCTTTTCAAGCTATCGAAGGCCTCAAAGGCAATTCTTCTATTTTCTCCATTCAGTTTGTAATAATCTTCATACGAATACACACCTATAGGCTTTCCCAATCTAACAAGGTAAGACCTGCCGCTATCGGGCTTTATAAGGATTGGGTTCATCCTGGCATCAGGCTTGACCCTACAGGCAAAGGCTTGTAAAGCCTGTGCAACGCTGATCTCTCCGCCTTCGGGTAAGGCAATGCTGTTTAGGGACATGTTTTGGGCTTTGAACGGTGCAACGCGCAAGCCCTTATTGGATAAAAGCCTGCAAAAGCCGGCTGCGATTATCGTTTTTCCCACACCGCTTGCCGTTCCGCAGAACATTATGGCCTTTTTCATTTGAAATACCCTTCAAGGAGCTCTAAAAACAGTTCCATGCTGTATCTATCTTTGATCGAAACCCTAAAAAAGTTCTTATTTAGGCCGTAAAAGTTTTCACAACTCCTCAAGAGCAGCCTGTTGTTTTTGAAATAGCTAAAGAAGTCTTCTGGATCGCCCGAAAGCCTAAACAAAACAAAATTGGCATGGCTGTCAAAGACCCTTACCATTTCAAAGCCCTTAAGCCTTTTAATCAAATAATCCCTAAGGTTCACTATCTCTTCTATCCTTTTTGTGAAATCCGTATCAAGGGCGGCCTTTGCAAGCTCAAGCGCAAACTCAGAGACACTCCAGGGCGGCCTCAAAGCTTTGAGTTTTTCTATAAAATCGCCATTAGAAGAATAGAGCCAGCCAATACGCAAACCAGCAAGGCCGTGGAGTTTAGAAAAAGACCTAAGCACGCAGAGGTTATCAAGCTTCTGATGCAAAAGCGAGTTTCTGTTGAAGTCAAAGTCCATGTATGCCTCATCGACAACAAAGAAGCTATTTGGGTTGTCTTTAACAGTCTTTAAAAGTCCCTCTTTTTTCAAAAGCACGCCTGTTGGATTGTTGGGGTTGCATACAAAAACCACATCAAAACCCGAAAAATTAATTCCCTCAAGCTCAAACTCAAAACCGTTATCCTCATCTGATAAAGCATACTGAACGGTTAGGCCAAAGTTGCGGCTCTGCTTTTCGTACTCTGAGTATGTGGGTGCAAGGATTAAGGCCTTCTTGTTTTTAAATATGCAACAGATGTCCTTTATAAACTGAGAAGTGCC
It encodes:
- a CDS encoding TldD/PmbA family protein; protein product: MYESAVGLLRDSKGDFFDIYKEASYVRVLQAKNGQIEDVKVGFEEGVGVRLVRGLSVLYSSSTDTDEESVYRMARFITDIANPKEGRFDVSASGIKSIEMWGGYKPEFERITEIYDDFCSVAYKKDQIKQVSLTFSDRKKEIEIINEKGELLKEERIYTVLFFEITAREGQITQSIRRPFGVLGGFDYFDGWDFKRIAEEETEKLLNLLKAPPLKAQKMTVVLSSQAGGTMIHEAVGHGLEADLVYENLSVYKDKLGQKVANDKITVVDDATRPKMRGSFYYDDEGERAQNTVLIENGVLKNYMFDKMYAKLADRESTGNSRRESYRFAPIVRMSNTYILPGKDDPEDIIASVDYGLLVKRMGGGQVNPTTGDFVFEVAEGYLIEQGKVGHMVRGATLIGNGPKVLNEIDMVGNDFGVEVGTCGKSNQGVPVSDGEPTLRIPSIMVGGSSL
- the ppsA gene encoding phosphoenolpyruvate synthase, with the translated sequence MKYVKWLDEISADDVHIVGGKNASLGEMISELKDEGVNVPYGFALTAQSYWYLIDSNNLRDEIYEVLKDLDTHDINDLRERTKKARDLIFKAKMPDDLYQEIKEAYEKLSAYYNEEESDVAVRSSATAEDLPDASFAGQQDTYLNVKGLDNVVHYVKSCYASIFTERATSYRHDKNFDHFKVGLSVCVQKMARSDLAASGVMFSIDTESGFDKVVVINASYGLGENIVAGKVNPDEFIVFKPTLEKGYKSIIKKQLGSKLTKAVYDENGGIKDVDTTEEERYRFSITDDDVLTLARWAVKIENHYSKRNNRYTPMDIEWAKDGKTGQLFVVQARPETVQSQKNLSVLETYKLKEKSNVIVEGIAVGSKIATGVVNVIDTPEEMDKFKEGEILVTDMTDPDWEPIMKKAAAIITNRGGRTCHAAIISRELGVPAIVGCGDATEKLSSGQEVTVSCAEGEVGYVYEGKLDYEVEVLDLSKIEKPKTQIKMNLGNPAIAFQTAGIPNDGIGLARMEFIINSFIQVHPLALIHFDELEDKKAKEVIAELTRGYEDKPQYFVDKLAEGVAMLAASVYPNQILVRMSDFKTNEYANLIGGREFEPEEENPMIGFRGASRYYSDEYREGFALECRAMKKVRDEFGLTNVALMIPFCRTPEEGKKVIEEMRKNGLVQGENGLEIYVMAEIPSNVICADEFAEIFDGFSIGSNDLTQLTLGIDRDSGLVAHLFDERHIAVKRMIQMLIEKAHKHGKPVGICGQGPSDFPDFAEFLVELGIDSMSLNPDSVMSTIVNIKKLEEKLKR
- a CDS encoding cobalamin biosynthesis protein, encoding MDLICEFVFFNGIAFFVGVVLDFVFAEPPSALHPVVWIGKLISSFEDYFYRMENGLLGGTLFVLSVLGLVVILALGIMYVFVAGSFFGRLIYGVVASYLVFSSISIRSLAQHAQRVLEALEEGDLDRARKFLSFMVSRDTDDMEKEKIITSTVESVSENFVDGVLSPMVYYSAFGIVGVAVFKTVSTFDSMIGYRNERYELFGRFAARFDDVLNFIPARLSIVFIGLSCLILGFNFFETMRVFGKYRRAHPSPNSAHPMSAFAGALGLKLGGKTRYNGILINKPCMGDSSRKPETVDIERSIHLLETSSYLAFIFFSLVFVKVIVECFG
- a CDS encoding cobyric acid synthase; protein product: MKKAIMFCGTASGVGKTIIAAGFCRLLSNKGLRVAPFKAQNMSLNSIALPEGGEISVAQALQAFACRVKPDARMNPILIKPDSGRSYLVRLGKPIGVYSYEDYYKLNGENRRIAFEAFDSLKSEYDVVVLEGAGSPAEINLYEHDFVNMSMAEYALAEVFIVGDIDRGGVFAAFKGTVELLHPKHRDLVKGFIINKFRGSYGILEPAFDMFKNYCSKPIVGVVPYLDLKLDEEDSVFGPDKRDGKVKIGVIRLPHMSNFNEFDVFRFLDVGFGFVKRPLELDDCDLVILPGSKNPLFDLEFMIESGFDVYLKSILGKKPIIGICGGYQILGKSIDGKRALGLLDVETELLNDKVVVYREYEGILDFEGKRLIGYEIHHGRTRSNGKLKQLLKGEDLLVFDSENLVIGTYLHGIFNNNVFLEWLFGFLDVDMKLDIDIFKKKDEQLDELSRILGDSLDLGIMLDGLDL
- a CDS encoding pyridoxal phosphate-dependent aminotransferase; this translates as MASDHGGNVFEIARELNISPDEIVDLSSNVVDADLGVVRLRSRLPSEEPDELERLIEEKFSFQRNSVLVNAGTSQFIKDICCIFKNKKALILAPTYSEYEKQSRNFGLTVQYALSDEDNGFEFELEGINFSGFDVVFVCNPNNPTGVLLKKEGLLKTVKDNPNSFFVVDEAYMDFDFNRNSLLHQKLDNLCVLRSFSKLHGLAGLRIGWLYSSNGDFIEKLKALRPPWSVSEFALELAKAALDTDFTKRIEEIVNLRDYLIKRLKGFEMVRVFDSHANFVLFRLSGDPEDFFSYFKNNRLLLRSCENFYGLNKNFFRVSIKDRYSMELFLELLEGYFK